The Candidatus Peregrinibacteria bacterium genome contains the following window.
TGAATATGCATATTGAAAAAAACATGAAAATATGGAAGGAAAAATATCCAGGAGTAGAAAATCTAAAAATTGCTGTCATGGGATGCGCAGTGAATGGTCCGGGCGAATCAAAACATGCGGATATTGGCATCAGTTTGCCGGGAAAATCCGAAAATCCTAGTGCTCCGGTGTATATCGCGGGGAAACTTGTAAAAACTCTTCGGGGAGAAAAAATTGCAGAGGAATTTTTGAAAATACTCGAGAAATTCGTGAGAAAGAAAAAAATTGCTTTCGCATTGGAAGCAGAGGACACTCCTCTCAATACCACCGGGAAAGATGTGGAAAAAGCATTTATTAAATCTGGTCACGATGCAAAATATGCAAAAGCGCAGAAAAAATCATACGATGCTATGCTAAAAGACGAAAAAAATAATCGTCTTACTGAATGGGAATAATTAAGATATTCACGGGTTTTTTTCAAAATCAGTGGATGAGAATCAGACAGAAACAAGTTCTCACCACACTCCTCGTCATTCCGACTGCAGAAATTCAGCTTTAGGAAGATGTGGAGGAGTGTGGGATTTGGGAACCGGAGGAATCTCTTGTCATGATTCCTGTACGCTTCGTTCGGTGTTCATTTCTGATGAAGTGAGATCCCTCCAGTTCGTTATATTCAGTTTTTCCTTGGAAACCCTGATGCTCCACGTCTGCGGTCGGCCTCAAAGAGGCCCCGTTGGGGGATGACGGTTGTAAAGAGGAAGTCAACGATATCTTGGTTTCCCATTATAAAATACAACAGAAGCAGCTTCATAAAATTTCCAACTGGTTTTGGAAAATAACTTATTTTCAGCTCATAATTTTTCGAACAACATTTTCTATTCCTTGCTGAAATTTCTCTTTCGAAAACTCTTCCGCCCTTTTTCGACATTCTTTTGGATAAAATGCTCCGTTTTCTTCTAGCTGAAAAAATTCGAGAAGCGCTTTTTCAAGACTTTTTGGCGTGGATTCTGGAAAAAATATTCCCGTTTTTCCGGGAATGACACTTTCCGTAACTCCACCTTTTCCAAACGCAATAACTGGTTTTCCTGAGGCCATAGCTTCTACCGGAGCAATCCCAAAATCTTCAAGTCCTGGAAAAATAAGCGCACGACAATGCTTCAGAAATTCAGCAACATCAGCATCACTTTTTCGTCCGAGAAATTCGATATTATTTCCTGTAACAAATCTTTCAAGACGATTCCTGTCCTCTCCTTCTCCGATAATGATAAGGCGATGTTTTGGAAGTTTGTTAAAAACAGCTATTGCCAATTCGATCTGCTTGTATCTCGTGAGCGTCGAAAGAATGAGAAAATAATTTTCATGAGAACTTGTGACCTCGAAGCGGGAAATATCAACTGGTGGATAGAGAATCTCCGAATCTTTTCTCCAATATTTTTGGATACGATTTTGTGTTGTTTTCGAATTTGCGAGGAGAAGATCTGCTCTGTCTGAAGCAGAAAAATCCCATGTTCGAAATTTATGCACCGCATTTCGAATGATAATTTTTTTTATTCCACCAAATGTTCCTTCTGATTTTTCACGAAGATATTCATGCGCATAATCCCACGCATATCTCATGGGAGAATGGATGTAGGAAATATGTTTCGTCATAAGCGGCGCGAGAATTCCATGTGCAAAGGCAGATGAGGAAGAGAGCACGAGATCAAATCCAGAAAAATCAAATGATTCTATCGCCGTAGGCATTTTGCTGACGAGAAACTGTCTTGGAATTTTAAAATTCACCCACTTTTGGAGCGATGACACTTGCACTTTCTCGCGCGGAAATACTGTGCCGCACACTGATTCATCATAAAGAAGCGTGAAAATTGGAGCCTCGGGAAACATTTCCTGAAAGACTTCAAGCACTCGTTCGGCGCCTCCCATTTTTACCAGCATTTCGTGGACAAGCGCGACCTTCATGCAAATATGGTCAAAAGAGGATATTCGTATTTTCTCAAAAAATAATGAATTTGCCAATTTTCTTGGTTTAAACTTTGCGGTTCTTTCTGTTCTTTGGAATAATAGGATGCCAATTTTCTCAGGTACGATGAATTCTTTTTGGATAATCTGGAACTACATACTTATATTTTTTGTGTTCGGAATGACGTTACTCATTGAACATAAATTTTATTCAAAAAAGTGGTCATCACTTCTCTTCCACGAAAAGTGCCAATTTCTAATGCTCAGCGGAATTTTCTTTTTCTTCTTTCCCAATATTCCATACGTTTTCACAGAAATCAGGCACGTGCTCGAACTCTGCGGAAACCAAGACCTCTATAATCGATGCTTTGAAGCTCCTTGGCTCATTCCGATTCTGTTTCTCTATTCAGTAATACCAATTCCTCTCTTCGTTTTTACTCTGAAAAAATTTTCGACCACACTTGGAAAAGTATTTTCTTCTCATCTTCTCGCCAAAATATTTCCCATGTTCATGCTTCTCATGAGCGCACTCGGAGTGTGTTTTGGGCTCTTTGAACGCCTCAACTCTTGGTATATTGTCACAAGTCCCCTTTTGGTTGCTAACGTCGGTTTCAGCTACCTGATTGTTCCGGAAAAACTTTTCCTCTGGGGAATATTTACAATGTGTTTTTTGGCGATCTATTACTTTTTTGAATATTTTTTGTACACGAAAAAAGGGCGTTACATGTAACGCCCCTACATTCAATGTCGAAACGCTCTGACTCCTGAAAATACCATTGCAATTCCAAGTTCATCAGATTTTTGAATTACTTCTGCATCGCGAATTGATCCTCCCGGATGAATAATTGCCATTACTCCCGCTCTCGCTAAAGTTTCTACCGCATCAGGAAAAGGAAAAAATGCATCAGAAGCTGCAACGGATCCTTTTGATCGATCTCCAGACTTGGTAATGGCAATAAAAGCAGAATCAACTCGGCTCATTTGCCCTGCTCCTACTCCAACGGTTTGGAGATTTTTCACAAGCACAATGGCATTTGATTTCACATTTCGACAAATTTTTGCAGCAAAAAGCAGGTCTTGAGTTTGATCACGTGTTGGATGAATTTTCGTCACTACGGTGAGATCAGATTCGGAAACTTGTTTTGTATCCAAATCTTGAACGAGAAAACCTCCCAAAACGGATCGAACATCTTTTTCTCCAATTGGAGAGGAAATTTCTCCCACTTCGAGAATTCGTAATTTCTCCTTTTTTGAAAAAATTTGAAGTGATTCAGGTGAAAATTTTGGCGCAATAACGATCTCTAAAAACATTTCTGTAAGTTTTGTGGCAAGCTCTTCAGAAACTTCTTGATTTACCGCTACAATTCCTCCAAATGCAGAAAGAGGATCACCTTCCAGCGCTTTTGCAAAAGCCTGCTCGATGGTTTTTCCCTTCGCCGTTCCACAGGGATTTAAATGTTTCATAATGACTGCAATATTTTCATCTGATGCGA
Protein-coding sequences here:
- a CDS encoding glycosyltransferase, with the protein product MKVALVHEMLVKMGGAERVLEVFQEMFPEAPIFTLLYDESVCGTVFPREKVQVSSLQKWVNFKIPRQFLVSKMPTAIESFDFSGFDLVLSSSSAFAHGILAPLMTKHISYIHSPMRYAWDYAHEYLREKSEGTFGGIKKIIIRNAVHKFRTWDFSASDRADLLLANSKTTQNRIQKYWRKDSEILYPPVDISRFEVTSSHENYFLILSTLTRYKQIELAIAVFNKLPKHRLIIIGEGEDRNRLERFVTGNNIEFLGRKSDADVAEFLKHCRALIFPGLEDFGIAPVEAMASGKPVIAFGKGGVTESVIPGKTGIFFPESTPKSLEKALLEFFQLEENGAFYPKECRKRAEEFSKEKFQQGIENVVRKIMS
- a CDS encoding DUF1361 domain-containing protein, which produces MTLLIEHKFYSKKWSSLLFHEKCQFLMLSGIFFFFFPNIPYVFTEIRHVLELCGNQDLYNRCFEAPWLIPILFLYSVIPIPLFVFTLKKFSTTLGKVFSSHLLAKIFPMFMLLMSALGVCFGLFERLNSWYIVTSPLLVANVGFSYLIVPEKLFLWGIFTMCFLAIYYFFEYFLYTKKGRYM